In Candidatus Peregrinibacteria bacterium, one DNA window encodes the following:
- a CDS encoding M48 family metallopeptidase: protein MWLNLELAKKLESCIEYVILHELLHFIEEKHSEKFTALLNKYMPKWKKKFEIFMNKFISQF from the coding sequence ATTTGGCTTAATCTTGAATTAGCAAAAAAACTGGAAAGCTGCATTGAATATGTTATTTTGCACGAATTGCTTCATTTTATTGAAGAAAAGCATAGCGAGAAATTTACAGCATTGCTGAATAAATACATGCCAAAATGGAAAAAGAAATTTGAAATTTTTATGAACAAATTTATATCTCAATTCTAA